One window of Deltaproteobacteria bacterium genomic DNA carries:
- a CDS encoding PEP-CTERM sorting domain-containing protein, whose amino-acid sequence MNLPFRWTSIGILGAALLAGPASAQTVLFSEDFSGVAPGSLPAGWVSIPGNDVIALADHALPDASGSAQALALTVQASGGNVTLSSSIDFAAHAGQEITLSFDLYNQQSAGDDTSFLLGITTPSSRLDQSVATWVYGIQGVGAPYTSPYPTQGAWTTMSFDLSEVLAAHPDADGIAVFNWNGRGITGPVYLTNLEVTAVPEPSTGASLAGLAGLALVGWRRRRRARA is encoded by the coding sequence ATGAACCTTCCCTTCCGCTGGACCTCGATCGGCATCCTGGGCGCGGCGCTGCTCGCCGGCCCCGCGTCCGCGCAGACCGTCCTCTTCTCCGAGGACTTCAGCGGCGTCGCGCCGGGAAGCCTGCCTGCGGGCTGGGTCAGCATCCCCGGCAACGACGTGATCGCTCTCGCCGACCATGCGCTCCCGGACGCATCCGGCAGCGCGCAGGCGCTGGCCCTGACCGTGCAGGCCAGCGGCGGGAACGTCACGCTCTCCTCCTCGATCGACTTCGCGGCCCATGCCGGTCAGGAGATCACGCTCTCCTTCGACCTCTACAACCAGCAGAGCGCGGGCGACGACACCTCGTTCCTCCTGGGCATCACCACTCCCTCCAGCCGGCTCGATCAGTCCGTCGCCACCTGGGTGTACGGCATCCAGGGTGTGGGGGCCCCCTACACGTCCCCCTATCCGACCCAGGGTGCCTGGACCACGATGAGCTTCGACCTGAGCGAGGTGCTGGCTGCCCATCCCGACGCGGACGGGATCGCCGTCTTCAACTGGAACGGCCGCGGCATCACCGGACCGGTCTACCTGACGAACCTCGAGGTCACGGCCGTCCCCGAGCCGTCCACGGGAGCGTCGCTGGCGGGGCTGGCGGGGCTGGCCCTGGTGGGCTGGCGACGCCGGCGGCGCGCGCGGGCCTGA
- a CDS encoding helix-turn-helix transcriptional regulator yields MASVPAVSSCARVSRSDFLALEGALRELFAPGLDPAGFVGRGFAAIARLVPGELFTYSRAQPGRSGPCEIVFSTPERPAAEPLHAFARLRSGYPLWDYRLEEQGGRPIFRRDYFTKAAFRDSAMFCEAYRPMGLDNHGAVPVASAGASALFFSIERAAGSDFTERDRALLALLQPHLSAARALARARAACGEPQIELFADLGLSARETEVFFWLVEGKRNREIALILGLGLQTVKDHVASVFAKLGLESRLAAMRYGLEATRRARSDELMLAPALHRFRTQRGGAPDRRRPRTRGAELRDPDRCAASASRAASRRGALRPARAAGVASPPGPAPPAPPATLPWTARGRP; encoded by the coding sequence ATGGCCTCCGTCCCTGCCGTGAGCTCCTGCGCCCGCGTCAGCCGCAGCGATTTCCTGGCCCTGGAAGGCGCCCTGCGCGAGCTCTTCGCGCCCGGCCTCGACCCGGCCGGCTTCGTCGGCCGCGGGTTCGCGGCGATCGCACGGCTCGTGCCCGGGGAGCTCTTCACCTATTCGCGCGCGCAGCCCGGCCGCTCGGGACCCTGCGAGATCGTGTTCTCGACGCCGGAGCGCCCGGCCGCGGAGCCCCTCCACGCCTTCGCCCGGCTCCGCTCCGGCTATCCGCTCTGGGACTATCGCCTGGAGGAGCAGGGCGGGCGCCCGATCTTCCGGCGCGACTACTTCACGAAGGCCGCGTTCCGGGATTCCGCCATGTTCTGCGAGGCCTACCGGCCGATGGGCCTCGACAACCATGGGGCGGTTCCGGTGGCGTCCGCCGGTGCGAGCGCCCTGTTCTTCAGCATCGAGCGCGCCGCGGGCAGCGATTTCACGGAGCGCGACCGCGCGCTCCTCGCCCTGCTCCAGCCGCACCTGTCCGCCGCGCGCGCGCTGGCGCGGGCGCGGGCGGCCTGCGGTGAGCCGCAGATCGAGCTCTTCGCGGACCTCGGCCTGAGCGCACGCGAGACCGAGGTCTTCTTCTGGCTGGTGGAGGGCAAGCGCAACCGCGAGATCGCCCTGATCCTGGGCCTTGGCCTGCAGACCGTGAAGGATCACGTGGCGTCCGTCTTCGCCAAGCTCGGCCTGGAGAGCCGCCTCGCGGCGATGCGCTACGGGTTGGAGGCCACCCGCCGCGCCCGGAGCGACGAGCTCATGCTCGCGCCCGCCCTGCACCGCTTCCGCACCCAACGGGGCGGCGCGCCGGACCGGCGCCGGCCCCGTACCCGCGGAGCCGAGCTGCGCGATCCGGACCGGTGCGCGGCGTCCGCCTCCCGCGCGGCCTCCCGGCGCGGCGCGCTCAGGCCCGCGCGCGCCGCCGGCGTCGCCAGCCCACCAGGGCCAGCCCCGCCAGCCCCGCCAGCGACGCTCCCGTGGACGGCTCGGGGACGGCCGTGA